A segment of the Myotis daubentonii chromosome 6, mMyoDau2.1, whole genome shotgun sequence genome:
AGTAAGGAATGGGCCAGAAATCAGGAGCTTAACTGGATGTCTGTTTATAGAACAGTCAACCTCTCCCCATCCCACTGAAGGGTAAGTACCTGTAAGCTTATTTGTAAGGCTCCCAAATGTATTTCTCAAGCCGGTCCACAAATGCAGGGATGCTAGGTGGTGATGATGGAGTGTTCTCTTGTGGCAGCTGGCTCCTGACTTACTCAACACAAAGCAGTCTGCCAAGTAACTAATCTCACTTTTTACACAAGATTTTCAATTAGCCTTCATAGTCCTTTATTCTTAAAACATATGAACCAATAGACAAGGACCACAACACATTTGAGGGACATTTGATAAGAAAAAGATCTAGATAAACAATGGGAAAGACTAAATCTAGGTTAAGTGGAGATAACTGAGGAGAGAGCTGAGAACTTAAATTCTAATAAATATCATTAACAGATTTGAGACAATAATGTACCCATAAAACACAAATCTGCTATGAAAAAGGAGCTAGAGAACTAggtattagaaatttaaaaacatcactgatgaaatgaaaatttcataTATAGATTGGAAAATTAATTGTAGAATGGAAAGACAAGGTGGAATATATGAGGATATaacaatgcaaaataaataaaaagttggtCCAGAATGTTAAATAGCTGAATAATTGAAGTTCTATAAAGAGACAACAGagagctgaaaccagtttggctcagtggatagagcgtcggcctgcggactgaaaggtcccaggttcgattcccgtcaagggcatgtacctgggttgcggacacatccccagtaggagatgtgcaggaggcagctgatcaatgtttctctctcatcaatgtttagaactctctctctctctctcccttcctctctgtaaaaaatcaataaaatatattaaaaaaaaaaagagagagacaacaGAGAAACGGAATCAGAATGGCTGAAGGGAGTTACCAGTTTTTAAACTCAGGGGGTCCACTGAAAGTGGGacaagggattaaaaaaaaaaaagacttcaccCAGACACATTGTGTTTATGTACAGAAGCAATGTATATAATGTGCATACagaacatatataaatgtatgcaTACAAATATGTATAACTTGATAAAATGAAATATCCAATATAATGTCTGGGTAAAGACTATACTGCAGTTTCATTTGTGGTATTTGCATTGAACCACTATTTCAAGAGTTTACAGATCATTACACTGTATTTATAAATCatcatcacacaaaaaaatggcagcagagtaggaggatgctgcacagacatgctcccaggaacaagttggaattacaactgaaatactgAAAGGCTTCCCGAATAATCAAAGGAAAACTCACAGgcgagaaccctgatacccaaggcccgaaagggctggccaggtacccacaCATGGCAAatgaagtcctggagagatatctcagctgttcgggtgccactgagaactctgggatctaatcccgaaGCTGGGCTCCCCATTAGATAGCACCAAGCGGAagagggtacccacataatatctagctgtgaaaagcagtggggtgctgtctgccagggagtggcagctgaaagttcaggcatcctcttaaagggccaatgcacaaaaattccctgtggagccacccaccctgtgctctggcagagggaggatgaaatggactggagctgtgagagcagaacccaggactggggactcaggggatagagcttAGAAGGCAGAcgccccaagtttcctgggctgagtcattccctcatgcagaggaagacatctttcccacagagacatctgccttgcctggggggaagacagtcgacacaccctattggaaaacaccttgccctgaggccactgaAGAgaataaaagtaacaattaggctccaggcagaagcaactgccccaccctgttgaaaaaaaactcTCGCCACATCTGGGGGCAATTCAACTCGGAATCCTATTAGTCTGCAGTGTAGACAGAGGCAGTCTGTGGAGGCTTTgtctgatccaattagtcagaaacagcctttaacaccgccctgcactagagattgagaagtacagaggACCTACCTAAAACAGTCACAAACCCagacagacaaccaaaatgaggagacaaagaacaaCCCCCAGACGAAAGAACTAGCGagttctccagaagaagagaaatgaagcaaagataagaaatttatctgaaacagagttcagaataaaGTTCATTTCATTTCACATTTGGAAAAATTCAGCACTTTAGATTTTTCATTATCAAGTATATTTCTCAATTAAACTTCAAGTTCCTTGAGGATAAAAATTGAAGTTTTATATTAAACCTTGAAAATTATAGTCACTTGATGGATATctattatatgtaaaataatgaaacaatttGACTTTTAATGGATAATAGAGTAAAATTCTAATATTAAGtccaagaaatagaaatattgacagaaaagttgagatttataTTAAAGTCTCGTATATTTAGTCTTAATATTTTTCACTTAGTAAGACAATACATTTTTGAGATATGGCAAGACTTTTAGGTTGCTGACATTGCAGAACAGTGGCTTTTTATATGCTTGTTCTAACAAGGAAATAAGTGGCCTATTTAACATCTATCATACATTGCCTTCTTTGGTTTTCTAAACTTACTTACTATTTTAGACCAAATATAGTCTaaatagaccaaaaaaaaacaacaacagtaaaaaaatatttagtaccTTTTAGATCATCTTTCAGTCAAAACTAAaatttaataaagataatttaagcATGCAACTCCCTCTTGTGGTTGATAAGTTAAAAAACTAGGGCTCTCAAAGAACTCCAATAAGTTTGCTAGATGTTTTATATAGCAATTTTAGAAAACTTAGCCTTTACTAAACTTTTGTCAGTTTCTGAtgaacaatgaagataaatttttaCCTAGCTTTATTTGTAACTAGAGAAACACACCTGAAGCTCTGAGTCTAGATGGTGTAAGCTTTACTAATTTTAGGCATTTAATAGTTTAAATAATGTCTAATTACTCCAgaagctaaaaaaagaaaacgaaaTGTGCATATTAACAAAATACCTTTGCCATTGGAAAATGTACCAGCTATGTATGGATACAAAGATCTtaggccttttttatttttattgatttcaggaagggagaagggagagagaaacatcaatgatgagagagaatcatggatcagctgcctcctgcatgccccttactggggatcgaacccacaacctgggcatgtgtccctgaccagaatcgaaccacaggccaatgctctatccactgagcaaaactggttagggcttaggccttttttttttttttttttttttaatttgccatTGGAAATGTAATAGGGACTTCTTTTAGGTTTTTGCCAGTCATGGTAAGTTTTATATGCTTAAGTCAGGTACATGTCTAAGTCATTGTAGCTAAAGAGGTACAATGTCAGcttctaaaataaacaaagattATTCTAGAGTGTAACTGTTGACAGCAGGAATATCTGTTTTATACGCCACTAATTACAGTCACTTGGTGACTGAGTTGCAAAGAATGTAGAGATGgcaattattctaaaataaagcaTCATGATGTTTCatctattttgctatttttaaggTCAGTTTAAAAATCAGATCTTGTAACAGTTCTGCAAGTAGGCCCATAATTTGGGCAACAAACATAGAAAGAAGACTATGAGAAATGATGTTTAACCTCtataattatttttgagaaatttcAATTATTTGTACAGCATTATTAATAACAGGTGAACATAAGGCCTCTGATTGATAATACTTTGTTGGCATTCATTTGTATATCATTAAGAGCTGAAAGCAATCTTATAGCGTTAAGATACACTGTCCAAAACTtttgttttagagaaaaagaaaaatggggtctagaccagccgtgggcaaactacggcccgcgggccggatcgggcccgtttgaaatgaataaaactaaaaaaaaaaaaaagaccgtacccttttatgtaatgatgtttactttgaatttatattagttcacacaaacactccatccatgcttttgttctggccctccggtccagtttaagaacccagatgaggacagtgggtggggagtgagggcggagggtggggcgggagctgggaggaggggagttatggggggaaaaaaaaagaggaacaaatgtaatattctgaacaataaagatttaattaaaaaaataaaataaaataagaacccattgtggccctcgagtcaaaaagtttgcccacccctggtctagacacaCCAAAGCTCAGAGCCTCAAAGATGAACCACTATAGGAACTGGGGATGTTTATAGTTTAGAAAGGTTTATACTTTAAAAGGGAATATAGTGACTATTTCAAGTTTTTGAAGAGATGCCATATGGAAGAGAAAAAGGCCAGTTCAAGGTTTTAAAGGAGAAGtattataattaaaagaaaatatatacataagatTTTTGTTCTTTCCCCCCCACAATCTTGGAATGGAGAAGAGCTTTGTAAATAAGACATAAAACTAAcccagaaacaagaaaaaaaggttgataagcataaatatataaaagttaaaaaaaattataaaacaaaaaaaatttattgaccaAGTTAAAATAACATTAGAAAAAATAGACTAGgcattctacaaaaaaaaaaaaaaggcaagttcacaaaataagaaatacaaatggcttaaaaaatgaatacttgaaaagatactcaatcttaatcatatttacatatattttttgtaatCTTCACTGGAGAACATGCTTGTATTgagactttagagagaggaagggagagggagagagagaggaaaacatagatgtgagaagtGAAACATCAaatggccacctcctgcacacaccccaaccaggaatcaaacctgaaacctgggtatatgtccactgggaatcgaactctcgaccctttggtgcatgggatgatactccaaccaactgacccataCCAACCAGGGCTTACTCATATTTAAagatgtaaatgaaaaataacaaaacaggaCATTTTTACCTACAGaatgataaaaatgtatttttttttccaattacttACATAatgtgggtgggagagggatgAAAGGAAAGTACCTTCTTAAAAATGATGCCAAATGTTCCCCATTTATAAATATGGGAGAAATAAATATTGTACCACTTCATACTCTAGTAGAAGAATCTCTTTAGAGAGTCTCAAAATTAAAATTGGCAACATGTTCTGTGGTAGTCATGCCCTTCACCAAATATTTCTGGGTCTCTGCCTTCTAGGTATAGTAATTCCCCCTAATCTGCAGTTTCACTTTCAGTTATCCTTGGTCAACAAtggcctgaaaatattaaatcaCAAATTCCAGAAGtgaacaattcataagttttaaattgcacactgttctgagtagcatgatgaaatcttgcgCCATCCATGCCATGACCTCCCCACTCCCAACCTTGTTAATCACTTTTTGGTTATCAGATAAACTGTAGCatctcagtgcttgtgttcaaataaCCCTCATTTTACTTACTAATTCCCATAGCACAGGAGTGGTGATGCTGGCCATTCAGATACATTCATATGttccaaagagaagccataattGAAAAGGTGAGTGCAGTAAATaagatattgagagagagaggaagcgagacCAAGACCacattcatataattttcattacAGTATGTTGCTAACATTtctcatctataataaaaaaagcataatatgctaattagatcggacagccaaacgacctccCAGACGTagccgtggctgcgagggccaaaccccttgcacgaattttgtgcattggacctctagttttattgTAAATGTTGTTAATCACTTATTCTGCCTAACTTATAAGTTTAACTTTATTACAGATATGTATGTGTAAGTAAAACATATATATGGTTTAGTAATACCTGCAGTTTCAGGCATTCACTGGGGGTTTTAGAACATCTTCTCCACGGAAAAGAGGGCACTACTCTATATAGAATTGAACCGCTCCATTCTGTCTGATTTAATGTGCCTATGTGACGTGTCTTAGCTAAAGAGTAACATGTGTTTGGGCAGAAGCTTAAGGAGTCAGTGTAGATTTGCTGTATTTCCTTTGTCTTGGAAACCTAGGGACTGAGTTTCCCTCATACTGGGTCCCTGAGTGAGGATGATAAAGAACAGAGCCCACCAGCTAATCTATAATGGCAAGTGAGctagaaataaacctttgttgtTTTGAAGACACAGTTTGTCAATGCAGCATAACCAAGCCTAAATGATAcatctatcaaaataaaaaatacatatatcctGTGACATAGCAGTTCCACTATGAGTAATATCTTCAGCCAACATACTTGGACAAGAACACAAATACGTATATACGGAATTTTTACTGCAGCAGTTTGTAAAAGCAAGATTTTAAGGTCTATCAAGAAAGGACTGGTTAGAGACTATATACAAAATACTATTGTGgccatttttaaagaaagcagaTCTACACATGTTGACCTGGaatagtcaaagaaaaaaaaagataaagaaaaagagcaaaatactatgttccattttttaaaagagatgttAATATACATATGCTTGATACATAATTTCAATTTCCAGCAGAATAGAAAATCAACTATTTGTGAATAGCTATTAGTTGTCTCTGGTGAGGGTAACTTTTCATTATAGAACCTTTTGTTCCTACAtatacttaattaaaaataaaaaaagcccaCAAGTAtatgtagaaaaaatatttgagtgtaataaaattaaaattgattaattctaaaatttatatggaatagtCAGAGATCCCAAAcagccaaaataattttgaaaaggaacAAAGCACGACTTACACatcccaatttcaaaacttacaaaGTAAGTAacaataatcaagacagtgtagTACCGGCATGGAcataagaatagacatatagatcaaaaatgaaatgaaaaagaaagtattaaagtatcattaaaaatgtttatatatttatatattagtaagtaattaaaaaaaaattgtagtttACCGTTAGATCAATACCACAGATGGATTTCTGTACAGGTATTAGAGAATAAGAAAACAGTTTTGGCAGCAACGTCAGTTTTATAAGAGCCTCTGGCTATTATAACCAAACACAGGAAGCAGGCCTTTCCACCCCCTCCAAGAAAACTGGTTTGAATGAGTTGCCAATATTACAAAAAGCATATTCtatgaatgggagaaaataccaGAAAGTCTCCGAATACAATGAATGATAAAGTATTTATTGGTACTTTCCAGAAATTAAGTAGAGACAGGTGGTATGAGTGAAAGAGAAAAGTGTAGATAGGTATCTGGCCAGTATCCTTATTACTGGTAAGCAGTTTGCAGTTCAGTATTTGTTCTTAATAGGTAAAATAAGACTCTTCTTCATATCTATAGATTTTAAGCTgaaatttctctctaaaattttttttttccccctatttgGCACTCATTTGTGTCTCTGATTCCTGTAGTACTTTAAGGActcaaaagtaattttattccTTTGAGCTGGTGGTGGTAATGGAGGCAGACTTGGTGATGAGATGAGCAGGTTCCTGGTAAAAGTTTCAGTAATTTACCTCTTTTTCTTCTGCTCATTCTATAGCAGAGGGCATATCAAACAATGTATTTCTTATGaaacataaattaatatatatatttaatttagttCTATGCCATATCAACTAATCTATTTCAGAAAAGGATACTAAAGTGAGACAGATTTAAAACTAACATTCTTATTGACAATTCCAAATAACAGGAAAGGATgcattaacttattttttaaagtgaggcTGAAAGAGACAAATATTAAGAACAGAattcaaaattttctttaaattattctaGGACTTATAGCAATATAGACTTTGATATAAAATAAGATGAAGAACATGTATTAGAGAAATGAAGAGAATTCTCATCAAAGAAGACAGACTTACTATATTAGTCCACTAactcttattaaaatgtttttatgaacTTTTATTTGCAGTAATTTTAAAGGGAAAGTAAGCATCACCATAGGTAAAACAGTAACTGAAAATGTGTTataaacattaagaaaataaataagagttGATTATTCTAAACATTTCACAACTCAATCATTCAAACTTCAAGTTATATACAATAacaaaactgaaatttaaaatttatatgaataCTCGCAAAGGCTCTTAAAAGATCAAGTAAAAATGCTGATGCTCATTTCTGCAGTGAAATCGAATGTACAGCACTAAGCCTGGAATGGAAAATGATCCCCcttcagtattattattattattattattattaccttgtGTGTAGGCAGCATCATCAGATCCCATACTCAACTTCCGTGCTTCACTTATTCTATCCACATGTGCTAAAGTAGGGTCCGTGAGGTGTTGTATATTCTCTGTTTCTACATAATGATCTGGATGATTTAGAAGATTTGTAAGTTCAAAGGTAGGGGATACAACCCCTGGTGAAACTGCAGGGGGTTTATTGGGAGAAACTGTaattttgaaagtatattttGTATTGGGCTGAGTGACCACCACTCGAGGAGAAGTTGCAGAGTTATTGCCTATTGCTCGACTTTTGGGAGGGTGGTGATGAATAAAGGCAGGACCCATGCTCACTTGCCCAGACATATTCCTGGAGGCAGCAGATGCTCCAGAGTTTGTGGATATGAAGAGGGTAGGCTGATTCCGGATGACCTGGTCATCTCCTGTGGTGGCATTGGCTGAAATATAGACCTTAGGTTGACTACGGGACATCACCTCATCAGTATTTGGGGGACTGGCAGCTATGTAAACAGTGGGCTGATTTCTATTTAAGGTCTGACTGTTGACAGAAGAGGAACTGCTGGAAGTTCGAGGTCCAGAAGAACGCAATTTTgaagagctgtttctttgtggAGGTTCAAGTTTGATTTCAATCTGGTTTTTTCGAGGTCCTGTTGAAATATTCTGAATGTTATATTGGCTATGGGCAGAAGACTGTGAGCTACCAGATGAATGAATTGTTGGTGGTTGTGGGGTGGTAGGTGAACTGATGGGCATGTAGACATGAGAGGTCTGGTGGCCTTGCTGATTTGGCTGCTGGGCTGAGGTATGTGACAAAGGATTAGAAGCAGGATAAGTAGTCCAGGGACCAGGTTGTGAAGGTTGATAGACTTGTTGCGAGTTCATGGGATTAAACTGAGATACCCAGCCAGAATGCTGTGTCTGTCGAGTTGTACCACTAGGAGTTGTAATGTAAGGCCTAATATAGATAGAATTTCCCTGTGGACTGTTAAGTACAGGTGGAGGTACACCATGTATGTGCAAAGATGTAGGAGTATTACGACCAGTCTGGATATTTGGGGCTAAAGTTACCATGATGGGATTAAATCTGGTAGTTGGTTGAGAAAAGTTAGATGTTCCTTTGCTGCCTAAGTGAAATCCAAGATGTGGTGCTGAATTTGAAGCACCAGATGTACTGGATATTCCAAAAACGTTAAAGCCTTGAGGAACGTGAGCTGGTGCTGTCTGTGGCTCCTGCTGAAATAGTTCATTATTGGACTGACCACCTTGAAGTTGTCCATCACTAATGCTGTGCGTTAGAGTCCTACTTCCATTCattctatttccttctcttccatgGTGGTAAACATTCTGTGACTGCAAGTCCAAGTTGAGAGAAGTCATGTGATTGCGTAGACCAGAAATTCCAGAATCATCTGAAAAATTCAAGTCTCCTTCACCATAAAGATACCGTGTACTCTCCTGAGAGAGAACTGCACAGCAGGCATCCAGGTTATtattattctataaaataaaataaaaacagcttgATGTTAAGAACCATAGCTAATGTTTATGCTCATTACTAAAATATTACGTAATCAACAAATgttagttaataaaattgtaagatatatTTGAAACTAAtttgagaagaaatattttgatgCAAAGAGTTGAATTAAAAATCCTTATTACCAATATAATGGAAATGTTCTCTAACTAGCAATAGCTAAGTGaaccaagtctttattttatagtaaaatgaACTCATGCAAATAAAACTACAAcctaattaaaaatacaatttgaGTGCTGACCATTAAGCATATACTACTGtatgattaaatattttacatctttAAGTGCTACagaaatccttttaaaaatcacctttcaAAAAATTTGTAGtacttaaataaacaaaaaacaaccccaaaacacatatataagtgaaatgtCAGCTCCAGATTGCCTCCAGAGTAACTGAGTTTATTATCTGTCTTTAGGTAGCACCATAGGAAGATCACTccagaaaaataagaaacaaagcaaaacaaaaaccaaccagATTTTTTCTAAAGAATCCTCAGAAGAGACTAATCACTATTCATAAAttatccataaacatatttattaaacacccacAATACGCACAGAACCCTGTCTGAGATTGTAGAAGACTCAATGACTTATAAAACCCAACTTTTCCCTAGAAGAGTTTGCAACCAGATTAGAGAGACAAACCAAGCATGGGCTTTTGAAAAGGTAACATTAAAATGTTGACTATTTGCCAAATAATAAGTGGTACTGAAATTCAACAGAGAGTAAAATTGTAGGCTACTGCAGAATATGTAGGCATGGTTAGTATGTAGGCATGGTTAGTTTTTGCACAATAGAGgcaggataaataaataatttctctgTACTGGTTTGTAGAGTAATGAATTGGTACCCTTGCAACTTCCAAAGGTGACTAAGATTTTTTTGTATCATTATAAACTCCTGTGTCTTTAACATTCTGATGTGTGTAACTGGTTGTTTTCATTATACCCTATTTCCAGGCTAGCAGGAAAACTTCAAATTGCTTCCCATGTACATTGACATGAACCCAGTAGTTTTCAAACTCCCTTGCTTTccaacatgaaaaaatgttcagctCACCTTGTACACTCCATACCCTAGACCTGGAATCAACTATTTCTCAAGTAAGCCCTTACTACTTTTACTGGGAAACTGTAGAGGATTCCTTTTAAGTGTATCAAAACAGGTGGGATGAGTTTTTTAAAGGTTGAGTATCATTACTTTTTTGTATACATACAAATCTGCAATCTCTTCAAAGCTACGAAAGAATCGGAATCACAATTCCAGTTCCTTTTTCATTCTTCCCCAAGCTTCGTGTACAGATATGGAGATTATAGATAGTAATCAAAGTATACATTATGAtcatccttctcaaactcttatTCATTCACTCTTTCAACCAGTATCTACTGAGCACCCATTAGGCAAGTAGAAAGGGATACAATCACTACTCTTAAAGATCTCACAGTCCAGTGGAGGAGATTAATAATACAGAATGGTAGGTGTTTTAACAGAAATATGGATAAAGACTACAGGTGGAGGTCATCTAAGAAGGCATCAACTAAGGATATGCTACTCAAATACTAagttttacaaaaaaaagaatgaacactaCTTAATGCATTACTCTGAAAAGCAATTTTAAACTTACAGATTCAATCATATTAAGAGAATAGTgaaaaattcagttaaaaaaaatcaaagtaccAACTATGCTATATTTTCATACTATTCTAAGATTTATCACCAAACATCAATCAATTTTAAAGATATGAACTACACCTACTGATAATATAGCTATCTTAGAGACTCCAGAGCACAAGGAAGTGATGTGAGTAGTTCTAGAAACAGGGATCTGAGCAGTAAGTAAAGTTCAGAAGAGAACAGAGGATAGAGCCTTATGTTCTCCTAAGAAGCATGATGTTTAAGAAGAAAAGTGCCAGTGGGGCATGATCCTGTAACTACTTATTCCTTATATTttgtatactatgtttttttttttttccatctagaAAAGTTCTAAACCAGTACATTATAAAGGGGATCTGATCTCTCCAGAGAAAGGACAGATACCAACAAAATTGAGAAAGGGAGAGCAGCTTCCAAAGAAAGGCTGTCACTAAATAAGATTTATACTACATTTAGATGTCGCTTAATTTACctttacaatttaaaattatttctccaaatttGGGAAGACTTACACTCTAGTTGTATCCCCCCAGTTGCCCTCCCTGTTCCTTTCTTATTAAATTTCTTGTCCCATCAGCTAAACAGCACATTACTGGGATGCCCAGCATGATTAATAACTGAATATGAAAGAGTTTATCGTCTGCCTCATGGGTATCTGGCAAGCAAGACAGAGTTCATGTTGTAGGAAGGTTTGATTTGTAAAATCAGATTAACACAGGGAAGGTGATATCTGACTCGTTTCCTCTTGCCCACTATCGGtaacagttttttttaattaattgtgtTTTTAACCCTACCAGCATTTCTTCATGCAAACATGGGCaaatatataaacatgtatatatttattccCCCTGCTCTCATCTATATATACTGATCTGTTTTCTTAGCTTAATACACCCCTCCTGAAGATTATACTGTAAGAGTAATacagttctttattttttgaaaatattttaaatagaatgtcaactgtaattgaaaattaaaaacataaaaacagaaaatattttaaataattttacaaaagGTTCTATGCTTTAGTCCCAGTTAAGGTACTTCAAAATCTCTATAGCTGTGCTATTGGGAAACTGTTCTAAACAGTTTTTTCAATATTAACTCTTATAAAATTTTACTGCAGATCCTATAGTATTTTTCTGTGACTCATGGAACATTCTCAGCATAGTCTTATTTTATcacaaaattatatttgaaaacttAGGAAGAGGTACCTGGGTTCTAGGGGAGACACCTTCCCCCACTACCTCTGCTCCTCCTTATACTTGCTTTAATCTGACTCCATTCTTAATACGCCCCCTACTAATTGCTTTACCTGTAGTATCATATTTAATACTCTGTGAAGTTTTTTTATTCCCATTGTACAGTTGAGAAAAATGAggatcagagaagttaaatacTCCTAGTGACTGTCAAAACTTGAACTCAAACCTGTTTATCACCAAAACATAtgctatttattgtttttaaaatttatttttacttatttccttACAGCTTTGCTGACGTATGATTAACAAATAAGAATTGTACATATTCAGGTTGtacaatatgattttttaaagatatactaTGCAATGATTTCATGTATTTACATATTGTGAAAGTACCACAATCAatttaattaacacatccatcgcTTCAGAGAGTCAACTTTTTTTTGTGTGCGGTGAGAACATGCAAGATCTACTCTTTGGGCATTATagtattaaaacattttcaacactatATTATTTAAAGAGCTAGGCATATTCAGAGAATTCCAATAGAGGATGACTACAGCATAGGGTATGAGGAGGAAAGACTGGGCTAGAGATCAGGCTGTAGAAGAAGGCAAATTCCAGATCACAGACCTAGTTATTCCCCAGTCAAGATGTGAACTTTATTCTGAAGATACGAGGAACAATAACAAGGTTTAAGCAGGTAAATATGTGCTAAAATCAGCATTTAGAAAGACATTCTGGCAAAAGTTGA
Coding sequences within it:
- the TAB2 gene encoding TGF-beta-activated kinase 1 and MAP3K7-binding protein 2 isoform X6, which produces MAQGSHQIDFQVLHDLRQKFPEVPEVVVSRCMLQNNNNLDACCAVLSQESTRYLYGEGDLNFSDDSGISGLRNHMTSLNLDLQSQNVYHHGREGNRMNGSRTLTHSISDGQLQGGQSNNELFQQEPQTAPAHVPQGFNVFGISSTSGASNSAPHLGFHLGSKGTSNFSQPTTRFNPIMVTLAPNIQTGRNTPTSLHIHGVPPPVLNSPQGNSIYIRPYITTPSGTTRQTQHSGWVSQFNPMNSQQVYQPSQPGPWTTYPASNPLSHTSAQQPNQQGHQTSHVYMPISSPTTPQPPTIHSSGSSQSSAHSQYNIQNISTGPRKNQIEIKLEPPQRNSSSKLRSSGPRTSSSSSSVNSQTLNRNQPTVYIAASPPNTDEVMSRSQPKVYISANATTGDDQVIRNQPTLFISTNSGASAASRNMSGQVSMGPAFIHHHPPKSRAIGNNSATSPRVVVTQPNTKYTFKITVSPNKPPAVSPGVVSPTFELTNLLNHPDHYVETENIQHLTDPTLAHVDRISEARKLSMGSDDAAYTQVSIQACSPVKITKNLYWYTRRPEWNDFKENLRFKRKSWIN
- the TAB2 gene encoding TGF-beta-activated kinase 1 and MAP3K7-binding protein 2 isoform X3; the protein is MAQGSHQIDFQVLHDLRQKFPEVPEVVVSRCMLQNNNNLDACCAVLSQESTRYLYGEGDLNFSDDSGISGLRNHMTSLNLDLQSQNVYHHGREGNRMNGSRTLTHSISDGQLQGGQSNNELFQQEPQTAPAHVPQGFNVFGISSTSGASNSAPHLGFHLGSKGTSNFSQPTTRFNPIMVTLAPNIQTGRNTPTSLHIHGVPPPVLNSPQGNSIYIRPYITTPSGTTRQTQHSGWVSQFNPMNSQQVYQPSQPGPWTTYPASNPLSHTSAQQPNQQGHQTSHVYMPISSPTTPQPPTIHSSGSSQSSAHSQYNIQNISTGPRKNQIEIKLEPPQRNSSSKLRSSGPRTSSSSSSVNSQTLNRNQPTVYIAASPPNTDEVMSRSQPKVYISANATTGDDQVIRNQPTLFISTNSGASAASRNMSGQVSMGPAFIHHHPPKSRAIGNNSATSPRVVVTQPNTKYTFKITVSPNKPPAVSPGVVSPTFELTNLLNHPDHYVETENIQHLTDPTLAHVDRISEARKLSMGSDDAAYTQALLVHQKARMERLQRELEIQKKKLDKLKSEVNEMENNLTRRRLKRSNSISQIPSIKGPPSKHPRLKIQKMMRGLSGIALPVLF
- the TAB2 gene encoding TGF-beta-activated kinase 1 and MAP3K7-binding protein 2 isoform X5; the encoded protein is MAQGSHQIDFQVLHDLRQKFPEVPEVVVSRCMLQNNNNLDACCAVLSQESTRYLYGEGDLNFSDDSGISGLRNHMTSLNLDLQSQNVYHHGREGNRMNGSRTLTHSISDGQLQGGQSNNELFQQEPQTAPAHVPQGFNVFGISSTSGASNSAPHLGFHLGSKGTSNFSQPTTRFNPIMVTLAPNIQTGRNTPTSLHIHGVPPPVLNSPQGNSIYIRPYITTPSGTTRQTQHSGWVSQFNPMNSQQVYQPSQPGPWTTYPASNPLSHTSAQQPNQQGHQTSHVYMPISSPTTPQPPTIHSSGSSQSSAHSQYNIQNISTGPRKNQIEIKLEPPQRNSSSKLRSSGPRTSSSSSSVNSQTLNRNQPTVYIAASPPNTDEVMSRSQPKVYISANATTGDDQVIRNQPTLFISTNSGASAASRNMSGQVSMGPAFIHHHPPKSRAIGNNSATSPRVVVTQPNTKYTFKITVSPNKPPAVSPGVVSPTFELTNLLNHPDHYVETENIQHLTDPTLAHVDRISEARKLSMGSDDAAYTQALLVHQKARMERLQRELEIQKKKLDKLKSEVNEMENNLTRRRLKRSNSISQIPSNSM